A stretch of the Archangium violaceum genome encodes the following:
- a CDS encoding NAD(P)/FAD-dependent oxidoreductase produces MLETLLRKDLERLEYPKRSWVLPRHLRDGTPLLDVLIIGGGQSGLAAAFGLMREKVTNVLVVDDSAPGLAGPWKTFARMHTLRTPKHLTGPDHNIPNLGFQSWYEAQYGEAAWQQLGLIPKELWADYLNWYRHFLGIPVRCHTRAGAISWLDEDRCFAVPVQPTDGDGQPGTLFARKVVLATGIDGSGRWETPAMVARLPRELWAHTRDDIDFDALRGKRIGVLGAGASAFDNASVALERGAAEVHLFYRRKSLPTVNAYRWAEFVGFLKHHADLPDADRWRFIRRILEMGQLPPHDTYHRARAFPGFHLHGESPWRDVRAEGSTAVVTTPHGTYSFDKLIVGSGTVTDLSLRPELANFIGDIALWKDRYTPPPAEAHEDLARHPYLGPNFEFQEKVPGRAPYLGSLFNYTFGCLLSLGFGGASISGMKYSLPKLVSGLTRQLYCEDKDAYFESLMSYDVKEFEP; encoded by the coding sequence GTGCTCGAAACCCTGCTCCGGAAGGACCTGGAGCGGCTCGAATACCCCAAGCGCTCCTGGGTGCTGCCCCGGCACCTGCGTGATGGGACGCCCCTCCTGGACGTGCTCATCATCGGCGGCGGACAGAGCGGGCTGGCCGCGGCCTTCGGGCTGATGCGCGAGAAGGTGACGAACGTCCTCGTCGTGGACGACAGCGCGCCCGGGCTCGCGGGGCCATGGAAGACGTTCGCGCGCATGCACACGCTGCGCACGCCCAAGCACCTCACCGGCCCCGACCACAACATCCCCAACCTCGGCTTCCAGAGCTGGTACGAGGCCCAGTACGGAGAGGCCGCCTGGCAGCAGTTGGGCCTCATCCCCAAGGAGCTGTGGGCGGACTACCTCAACTGGTACCGCCACTTCCTCGGCATCCCCGTGCGCTGCCACACGCGCGCGGGCGCCATCTCCTGGCTCGACGAGGACCGCTGCTTCGCCGTCCCCGTGCAGCCCACGGACGGCGACGGTCAGCCGGGCACGCTCTTCGCGCGCAAGGTGGTGCTCGCCACGGGCATCGACGGCTCGGGCCGCTGGGAGACGCCCGCGATGGTGGCCCGCCTGCCGCGCGAGCTGTGGGCCCACACGCGGGATGACATCGACTTCGACGCCCTGCGAGGCAAGCGCATCGGCGTCCTGGGCGCGGGGGCCTCCGCCTTCGACAACGCCTCCGTGGCGCTGGAGCGCGGCGCCGCCGAGGTGCACCTCTTCTACCGCCGCAAGTCCCTGCCCACGGTGAACGCGTACCGCTGGGCCGAGTTCGTGGGCTTTCTCAAACACCACGCGGACCTGCCGGACGCGGACCGCTGGCGATTCATCCGCCGCATCCTGGAGATGGGGCAGCTGCCGCCACACGACACGTACCACCGCGCGCGCGCCTTCCCGGGCTTCCACCTCCACGGGGAGAGCCCGTGGCGGGACGTGCGAGCCGAGGGAAGCACCGCCGTCGTCACCACGCCGCACGGCACGTACTCCTTCGACAAGCTCATCGTCGGCAGTGGCACCGTGACGGACCTGTCTCTGCGCCCGGAGCTGGCGAACTTCATCGGGGACATCGCGCTGTGGAAGGATCGCTACACGCCTCCGCCCGCCGAGGCGCACGAGGACCTGGCGCGCCACCCGTACCTGGGCCCCAACTTCGAGTTCCAGGAGAAGGTGCCCGGCCGCGCGCCGTACCTGGGTTCTCTCTTCAACTACACCTTTGGATGCCTGCTCTCGCTGGGCTTCGGCGGAGCGAGCATCTCCGGTATGAAGTACAGCCTGCCGAAGCTGGTGTCGGGCCTCACGCGGCAGCTCTACTGTGAGGACAAGGACGCGTACTTCGAGTCCCTGATGAGCTACGACGTCAAGGAGTTCGAGCCGTGA
- a CDS encoding YkvA family protein, giving the protein MNVAGLRAMGTRFFRYVRDPRVPLWRRLAGLFAIIYFVVPVDVLPDFLPILGWLDDVGVLSAAAFFMVREVQRYQPEASAWPTPVAPGEEHRASTPPLRDR; this is encoded by the coding sequence ATGAACGTCGCTGGCCTTCGTGCAATGGGGACCCGGTTCTTCCGCTACGTGCGAGATCCGCGCGTGCCGCTGTGGCGGCGGCTCGCCGGGTTGTTCGCCATCATCTACTTCGTCGTCCCCGTGGACGTGCTTCCGGACTTCCTCCCCATCCTGGGGTGGTTGGATGACGTGGGTGTGCTGTCCGCGGCGGCCTTCTTCATGGTTCGCGAGGTGCAGCGCTACCAGCCGGAGGCTTCCGCGTGGCCGACGCCCGTCGCCCCGGGCGAGGAGCATCGCGCGAGCACTCCGCCGCTCCGCGATCGCTGA
- a CDS encoding esterase family protein, producing the protein MSYVDPNLRRELFGWYSHRLGMDMPIVRYGHWGPAMLLFPTGGGDFLEAERMGLIQSVAHHLFAGRFQIFSINSINPWAWMNPGMPLHEKARNQALFSDYVEQEVVPHIRRCLGNDHARIGAAGASFGAFHAANAFFRRPDLFELLLGLGGFYDLQPEFLHGYWSDDIYFNNPVSYVPNLPEGPGMDLIRNHSRIHLVTSRGEWENPGYSEHLSHLLHQRGVPHNLDIWGHDMPHDWPTWYRQLDHYVAERLGY; encoded by the coding sequence ATGTCATACGTCGATCCGAATCTGCGCCGGGAGCTCTTCGGCTGGTACAGCCACCGGCTGGGCATGGACATGCCCATCGTCCGCTACGGCCACTGGGGCCCGGCGATGCTGCTCTTCCCCACCGGCGGAGGCGACTTCCTCGAGGCCGAGCGCATGGGGCTCATCCAGTCCGTCGCGCACCACCTGTTCGCCGGCCGGTTCCAGATCTTCAGCATCAACAGCATCAACCCCTGGGCGTGGATGAACCCGGGCATGCCCCTGCACGAGAAGGCCCGCAACCAGGCGCTCTTCTCGGACTACGTCGAGCAGGAGGTCGTCCCGCACATCCGCCGCTGCCTGGGGAACGACCACGCGCGCATCGGCGCGGCGGGTGCCAGCTTCGGGGCCTTCCACGCCGCCAACGCCTTCTTCCGGCGCCCGGACCTGTTCGAGCTGCTGCTCGGGCTGGGCGGCTTCTACGACCTCCAGCCGGAGTTCCTCCACGGCTACTGGAGCGACGACATCTACTTCAACAACCCTGTCTCCTACGTCCCGAACCTGCCCGAGGGCCCGGGCATGGACCTCATCCGGAACCACAGCCGGATCCACCTGGTGACGAGCCGCGGCGAGTGGGAGAACCCGGGGTATTCCGAGCACCTCAGCCACCTGCTGCACCAGCGGGGTGTTCCCCACAACCTCGACATCTGGGGCCACGACATGCCCCATGACTGGCCCACCTGGTACCGGCAGCTCGATCACTACGTGGCGGAGCGGCTCGGGTATTAG
- the uraD gene encoding 2-oxo-4-hydroxy-4-carboxy-5-ureidoimidazoline decarboxylase, translating into MSRLAWLNGLPIEEAQAEFLRCCGSTRWAEAMARARPFVSEAAVYTEADWLWSQTGPDDWREAMTHHPRIGDVSQLREKYKATATWSSQEQRGVQEASEEVLQGLADGNREYEARFGFIFLVCATGKSAGEMLALLRERMNNEPEAELRIAAGEQAKITRIRLEKLLTSP; encoded by the coding sequence GTGAGCAGGCTCGCGTGGCTCAACGGCCTCCCCATCGAGGAGGCCCAGGCGGAATTCCTGCGCTGCTGCGGCTCCACCCGCTGGGCGGAGGCCATGGCCCGCGCGCGACCCTTCGTCAGCGAGGCCGCTGTGTATACGGAGGCCGATTGGCTCTGGTCCCAGACGGGGCCGGATGACTGGCGTGAGGCGATGACGCACCACCCGCGCATTGGGGACGTCTCCCAGCTGCGGGAGAAGTACAAGGCCACCGCTACCTGGTCCTCCCAGGAGCAGCGCGGCGTGCAGGAGGCGAGCGAGGAAGTGCTGCAAGGGCTCGCCGATGGCAACCGCGAGTACGAGGCGCGCTTCGGCTTCATCTTCCTGGTGTGCGCCACGGGCAAGAGCGCCGGGGAGATGCTGGCCTTGCTGCGCGAGCGCATGAACAACGAGCCGGAAGCGGAGCTGCGCATCGCGGCCGGCGAGCAGGCGAAGATCACCCGCATCCGATTGGAGAAGCTCCTCACCTCGCCATGA
- a CDS encoding GAF domain-containing sensor histidine kinase: MFTKGRGRDLARSPGVEQVRRVPPDVALQALLTSTGAEVGPGFFRTLVRSLAEVFRVTSAVVGERKPGQDSLHPLAIWSQGDFREEQPLALSGTAFEQVLTQGVFHCPEVEPSRFPEDGWLRQLGPSGLLGMALRSSRGEVLGVLALLHDAPLEVGSLDVALLGAFASRLAAELERLQARAGMEQARDFLRKVLDSVQDPLFVKDRAHRWIIANDAFCRFMNHREEELLGKSDYDFVPAHEADVFWRQDELVFGTGQPNENEESITDSAGLTHTLVTKKAVFTGADGQPYLVAVIRDITEYTRLETQLRLADRLVTVGTMASGIAHEINNPMAYVSANLSFLREQLSQEDVTALDLVELREVVAEALEGAGRVRAIVEDLKGFTRSDEKRFGPVELPQVIDGAQRLVRHQLQNHARLVHALEPVPPVFGNAARLGQVLVNLLVNALQSFSVRDPERNLIRVSSRTSGAAHVVLEVEDNGRGMGPEVLKRLFSPFFTTKPVGEGTGLGLAISHAIIQSMGGQIEVRSTPGRGSTFRLVLPVFSEGVPPIARGSREDP, from the coding sequence ATGTTCACCAAGGGGCGTGGGCGCGACCTGGCCAGGAGCCCGGGCGTGGAGCAGGTGCGGCGGGTCCCTCCGGACGTCGCACTCCAGGCCCTGCTCACGAGCACCGGAGCGGAGGTTGGCCCTGGGTTCTTCCGGACCCTCGTCCGGAGTCTGGCCGAGGTCTTCCGCGTCACCAGCGCCGTGGTGGGTGAGCGCAAGCCCGGTCAGGACAGCCTCCACCCACTCGCCATCTGGAGCCAGGGAGACTTTCGCGAGGAGCAGCCCCTGGCGTTGTCCGGCACCGCTTTCGAGCAGGTTCTCACCCAGGGGGTCTTTCACTGCCCGGAGGTCGAGCCCTCGCGCTTCCCCGAGGACGGGTGGCTTCGCCAGCTCGGCCCGAGCGGGTTGCTGGGCATGGCCCTGAGGAGCTCGCGGGGGGAGGTGCTCGGCGTGCTGGCCCTCCTTCATGACGCGCCGCTCGAGGTGGGCTCGCTGGACGTCGCGCTCCTGGGTGCCTTCGCCTCGCGCCTGGCCGCGGAGCTGGAGCGCCTCCAGGCACGAGCCGGGATGGAGCAGGCGCGGGACTTCCTGCGCAAGGTCCTCGACTCCGTTCAGGATCCCCTCTTCGTGAAGGACCGCGCGCATCGGTGGATCATCGCGAACGACGCGTTCTGCCGCTTCATGAACCACCGCGAGGAGGAGCTGCTCGGCAAGTCCGATTACGACTTCGTTCCCGCCCATGAAGCGGATGTCTTCTGGCGTCAGGACGAGCTGGTCTTCGGCACCGGGCAGCCCAACGAGAACGAGGAGTCCATCACGGATAGTGCCGGGCTCACCCATACACTCGTCACCAAGAAGGCCGTCTTCACCGGCGCGGACGGGCAGCCCTACCTCGTCGCCGTCATCCGCGACATCACCGAGTACACGCGCCTGGAGACGCAGCTGCGGCTGGCGGACCGGCTGGTGACGGTGGGGACGATGGCCTCCGGAATCGCGCACGAAATCAACAACCCGATGGCCTACGTCAGCGCCAACCTCTCGTTCCTGCGCGAGCAGCTATCGCAGGAGGATGTGACGGCGCTGGACCTCGTCGAGCTGCGCGAGGTGGTGGCCGAGGCGCTCGAGGGCGCCGGGCGGGTCCGTGCCATCGTCGAGGATCTGAAGGGCTTCACGCGCTCGGACGAGAAGCGTTTTGGTCCAGTGGAGCTTCCGCAGGTCATCGATGGCGCGCAGCGGCTGGTGCGCCACCAGCTGCAGAACCACGCCCGCCTGGTGCACGCGCTGGAGCCGGTGCCGCCCGTCTTCGGCAACGCGGCGCGCCTGGGCCAGGTGCTGGTGAACCTGTTGGTGAACGCGCTGCAGTCCTTCTCCGTGCGCGACCCCGAGCGCAACCTCATCCGCGTCTCGTCCCGGACGAGTGGGGCGGCGCATGTGGTGCTGGAGGTGGAGGACAATGGACGGGGCATGGGGCCCGAGGTGCTGAAGCGCCTCTTCAGTCCCTTCTTCACCACCAAGCCGGTGGGAGAGGGCACGGGCCTGGGTCTGGCCATCAGCCACGCCATCATCCAATCCATGGGCGGGCAGATCGAGGTGCGCAGCACGCCGGGACGGGGAAGCACCTTCCGGCTGGTGCTGCCAGTCTTCTCGGAAGGCGTGCCCCCCATTGCCCGAGGATCTCGAGAGGACCCATGA
- a CDS encoding proline iminopeptidase-family hydrolase, translated as MKTNAAGLFAVGALLLLQACAAHAPSSSRYFDSSGRPDVLSGGARRIEISTPQGRFNVWTKRVGNNPTIRVLLLHGGPGGTSEYFEAFDSYFPGASIEYYYYDQLGSFRSDQPDDAKLAALLGTERSVEEVEQVRQALGLDRNNFYLLGHSWGGILAIEYALEYQQHLKGLIISNMMASIPAYNEYAKNVLMPRMDPKVLAEVQALEAAKDYTNPRYMELLVPHYYEHHILRMPADQWPEPVSRSFAHTNQKVYVPMQGPSEMGASGILEKWDRTKDLKAITVPTLTIGGQFDTMDPKHMEWMASQVQRGRYLHCPQGSHMSMYDDQQTYVTGLIRFIQDVDAGRF; from the coding sequence ATGAAGACGAACGCTGCTGGGCTGTTCGCGGTCGGTGCTCTCCTCCTCCTCCAGGCGTGCGCGGCGCACGCCCCCTCCAGCTCCCGCTACTTCGATTCGAGCGGGCGTCCCGACGTCCTGAGCGGTGGCGCGCGGCGCATCGAGATCTCCACGCCGCAGGGTCGGTTCAACGTCTGGACGAAGCGCGTGGGGAACAACCCCACCATCCGGGTACTGTTGCTACACGGTGGCCCTGGCGGCACGAGCGAGTACTTCGAGGCCTTCGACAGCTACTTCCCCGGCGCGAGCATCGAGTATTACTACTACGACCAGCTCGGCTCCTTCCGCAGCGACCAGCCAGACGACGCGAAGCTCGCGGCGCTCCTCGGCACGGAGCGCTCCGTGGAGGAGGTCGAGCAGGTTCGCCAGGCGCTCGGTCTGGATCGGAACAACTTCTACCTGCTCGGCCACTCCTGGGGCGGCATCCTGGCGATCGAGTACGCGCTCGAGTACCAGCAGCACCTCAAGGGCCTCATCATCTCCAACATGATGGCGAGCATCCCCGCGTACAACGAGTACGCGAAGAACGTGCTGATGCCGCGGATGGATCCAAAGGTGCTCGCCGAGGTGCAGGCGCTCGAGGCGGCGAAGGACTACACGAACCCGCGCTACATGGAGCTGCTGGTGCCCCACTACTATGAGCACCACATCCTGCGCATGCCGGCGGACCAATGGCCCGAGCCGGTGTCGCGCTCCTTCGCGCACACCAACCAGAAGGTCTACGTGCCCATGCAGGGCCCCAGCGAGATGGGCGCCAGCGGCATCCTCGAGAAGTGGGACCGAACGAAGGACCTGAAGGCCATCACGGTGCCCACGCTGACCATCGGTGGGCAGTTCGACACCATGGACCCCAAGCACATGGAGTGGATGGCGAGCCAGGTCCAGCGCGGCCGTTACCTGCACTGCCCGCAGGGCAGCCACATGTCCATGTACGACGACCAGCAGACGTACGTCACCGGCCTCATCCGCTTCATCCAGGACGTGGACGCGGGCCGCTTCTAG
- the allB gene encoding allantoinase AllB has translation MSGEQVLRSKRVVTASGVREAAVVIREGRVAAVLAPADVPAGLPVEDLGDKVLMPGVVDCHAHINEPGRTEWEGFETATRAAAAGGITTVVDMPLNSIPATTTLAALREKAAAAEGRCAIDHGFWGGVIPGNAGELDAMIDAGVTGFKCFLIHSGVDEFPHVTREDLARAMPILARRGVPLIVHAEMTPDERPPQGDTRTYRSYLESRPRRWEDDAIRMMIELCREHRGRVHIVHLSSSDALPDIAAARREGLPFGAETCPHYLTFDAEHIPDGATWLKCAPPIREAENREKLWAGLARGEIDMVVSDHSPCTPGLKHLDRGDFAAAWGGIASLQFSLPAVWTGMRERGHGLESLVRWMCQNPARLIGLEGVKGSLVPGADADLLVFDPEASFTPEPSQVLHRHSLTPYAGRSLTGVVERTYVRGQRVYTRGEPAPRPVGRWVRRPVTTRPVA, from the coding sequence GTGAGCGGAGAGCAGGTGCTGCGCAGCAAGCGGGTCGTCACCGCGAGTGGCGTGCGCGAGGCGGCGGTGGTGATTCGGGAGGGCAGGGTCGCCGCGGTGCTGGCCCCGGCGGACGTGCCCGCGGGCCTGCCCGTGGAGGACCTGGGCGACAAGGTGCTCATGCCCGGCGTGGTGGATTGCCACGCGCACATCAACGAGCCCGGCCGCACCGAGTGGGAGGGCTTCGAGACGGCCACGCGCGCGGCGGCCGCGGGCGGTATCACCACCGTGGTGGACATGCCGCTCAACTCCATCCCCGCCACGACGACCCTGGCTGCGCTGCGCGAGAAGGCCGCCGCCGCCGAGGGCCGCTGCGCCATCGACCATGGCTTCTGGGGCGGCGTCATCCCCGGCAACGCGGGCGAGCTGGACGCCATGATCGACGCGGGCGTGACGGGCTTCAAGTGCTTCCTCATCCACTCGGGCGTGGACGAGTTCCCCCACGTCACCCGCGAGGATCTGGCGCGCGCCATGCCCATTCTCGCCCGGCGCGGCGTGCCCCTCATCGTCCACGCGGAGATGACGCCGGACGAGCGCCCGCCCCAGGGCGACACGCGCACCTACCGCAGCTACCTGGAGTCGCGCCCCCGCCGCTGGGAGGACGACGCCATCCGGATGATGATCGAGCTGTGCCGCGAGCACCGGGGCCGCGTGCACATCGTCCACCTGTCGTCCTCGGACGCGCTGCCGGACATCGCCGCCGCCCGCCGCGAGGGCCTGCCCTTCGGCGCGGAGACGTGCCCCCACTACCTCACCTTCGACGCGGAGCACATCCCGGACGGCGCCACCTGGCTCAAGTGCGCGCCGCCCATCCGCGAGGCGGAGAACCGCGAGAAGCTGTGGGCCGGGCTGGCGCGCGGGGAGATCGACATGGTGGTGTCGGACCACTCGCCCTGCACCCCGGGCCTCAAGCACCTGGACCGAGGGGACTTCGCCGCGGCGTGGGGCGGCATCGCCTCGCTCCAGTTCAGCCTGCCCGCCGTGTGGACGGGGATGCGCGAGCGCGGTCACGGGCTCGAGTCCCTGGTGCGGTGGATGTGCCAGAACCCGGCCCGGCTCATCGGCCTGGAGGGTGTGAAGGGCTCGCTCGTGCCCGGCGCGGACGCGGACCTGCTCGTCTTCGATCCGGAGGCCTCCTTCACGCCGGAGCCGTCACAGGTGCTCCACCGCCATTCGCTCACGCCCTACGCGGGCCGCTCGCTCACGGGCGTGGTGGAGCGCACGTACGTCCGGGGTCAGCGGGTCTACACGCGCGGCGAGCCCGCTCCGCGCCCGGTGGGCCGGTGGGTCCGCCGTCCCGTCACCACGCGTCCGGTGGCATAA
- the alc gene encoding allantoicase, which produces MHTPEEGKVRVAFAELIDLAAEKVGGRALYANDEFFAPKENLLKPGRGVFIPDKYTEFGKWMDGWETRRKRVPGYDWCLIQLGLPGVIRGVNVDTNHFIGNFPEYASVDALEVQGQPSPEELTKATWTEIVPRTKLAGGTQNYLPVASERRWTHLRLNIYPDGGVARFRVHGVVKPDMEKLRSADLVDLAAAENGGIVVTCNDAFFGPKDNLILPGRAATMGEGWETRRKRVPGFDWIVVKLAAPGTVHRVEVDTHHFKGNYPDMCSLEGCFLKEDILDFANAKDIVWQEILPRTKLQAHHRHFYEAELQARGPFTHVRLNIFPDGGISRLRVHGRAV; this is translated from the coding sequence ATGCACACACCCGAGGAAGGCAAGGTGCGAGTCGCCTTCGCCGAGCTCATTGATCTCGCGGCCGAGAAGGTGGGGGGCCGCGCCCTCTATGCCAACGACGAGTTCTTCGCGCCCAAGGAGAACCTGCTCAAGCCGGGCCGCGGCGTCTTCATCCCGGACAAGTACACGGAGTTCGGCAAGTGGATGGACGGCTGGGAGACGCGGCGCAAGCGCGTCCCGGGCTACGACTGGTGCCTCATCCAGCTCGGCCTGCCCGGCGTCATCCGCGGCGTGAACGTGGACACCAACCACTTCATCGGCAACTTCCCCGAGTACGCCTCGGTGGACGCGCTCGAGGTCCAGGGCCAGCCCTCGCCCGAGGAGCTGACGAAGGCCACGTGGACGGAGATCGTCCCCCGGACGAAGCTGGCGGGCGGCACGCAGAACTACCTCCCCGTCGCGAGCGAGCGGCGCTGGACGCACCTGCGCCTCAACATCTACCCGGACGGCGGCGTGGCGCGCTTCCGCGTCCACGGCGTGGTGAAGCCGGATATGGAGAAGCTGCGCTCCGCGGACCTGGTGGACCTGGCCGCGGCGGAGAACGGTGGCATCGTCGTCACCTGCAACGACGCCTTCTTCGGGCCCAAGGACAACCTCATCCTCCCCGGCCGCGCGGCCACCATGGGCGAGGGCTGGGAGACGCGGCGCAAGCGCGTGCCCGGCTTCGATTGGATTGTCGTGAAGCTGGCCGCCCCCGGCACCGTGCACCGCGTGGAGGTGGACACCCACCACTTCAAGGGCAACTACCCGGACATGTGCTCGCTGGAGGGGTGCTTCCTGAAGGAGGACATCCTCGACTTCGCGAACGCGAAGGACATCGTCTGGCAGGAGATCCTCCCGCGCACGAAGCTCCAGGCGCACCACCGGCACTTCTACGAGGCCGAGCTGCAGGCCAGGGGGCCCTTCACCCACGTGCGGCTCAACATCTTCCCGGATGGCGGTATCAGCCGGCTGCGCGTGCACGGGCGGGCGGTGTGA
- a CDS encoding EB domain-containing protein, protein MSIFPKYVVTALPALALVVLCAGCGEEVEPPQCQSGTHLEGTKCVPDVTQPPANACVPNPCTAPNKTVCSVSGGTAVCSCNAGYIPDGEGCREESAPDCARRHTLGDAFEPDECPSLAHPVSTSDMPESHTMSSGTDEDWSRFTAAEGRIYGVSVLGDSELRLRVDLYGADGTTLLASEAGSREGTELAYKARTAGELFARIRSADRSSSGAYQVSFSDLGTDDFADEPAQAVGVTLPGKMGSGALQFHGDVDVVRVRLEGGGHTYRFNSAWSWPTSGILRLELLGTDGASVLASGESTAPQFIFRVTTPGEYFLRLSETTGSRRASYDFSVVDLGVDDHANTPTQGTGISPSETFTDGELDYAEDEDVFTFEAQAHHVYQFECDSTAPTTPVTTRFPCRVSFVDTRGAVWRPGTTPAGKSAVGYEFDTASTVYVKLSSTAPFTDGVYKWRLRDLGGDDHGDTEDAATPVTASPTASTEGRFELPEDQDVLSFQAQAGHIYQFTCASDNATCNVSFLDADGSMLRSISAPPPPSDGTPAMRTAVLQYKFGKAGTYFVRLLGANPKSLTSQYHWTLMDQGVDDHGDSLASATAINPATTPTGATLEFVGDEDWFSFQAQATQTFRLSCDPSGRFDCNIYLMDDSGRLLASDTRSNQVGELFYRVATTGTYYMRISSGDGGIGDYSLQLQDLGVDDHSDTFTGATSLTLGAATAGKLQVSTDVDYFVVTLAASTEYSATVTADSSVVFTVYGPDRLSVLASGQGTKAFNSGDAGTYYVKVSFQTPRDVVTSYTVTVK, encoded by the coding sequence ATGAGCATCTTCCCGAAGTACGTGGTCACCGCACTCCCCGCGCTGGCGCTGGTGGTGCTGTGCGCGGGTTGTGGTGAAGAAGTCGAGCCGCCCCAGTGCCAGTCGGGCACCCACCTGGAAGGGACGAAATGCGTGCCCGATGTCACGCAGCCGCCCGCCAACGCATGCGTGCCCAATCCCTGCACCGCGCCGAACAAGACGGTCTGCTCGGTGTCCGGGGGAACCGCCGTCTGCTCGTGCAACGCCGGGTACATCCCCGACGGTGAGGGCTGCCGGGAGGAGTCCGCGCCCGACTGCGCGCGCCGGCATACGCTGGGGGATGCCTTCGAGCCCGATGAGTGCCCGTCTCTCGCGCACCCGGTGAGCACCTCGGACATGCCGGAGTCGCACACGATGAGCTCCGGCACGGACGAGGACTGGTCCCGTTTCACCGCCGCCGAGGGCCGCATCTACGGGGTGTCCGTGCTCGGCGACTCGGAGCTGAGGCTCCGGGTGGACCTGTATGGCGCGGATGGCACCACCCTGCTCGCCTCGGAAGCTGGTTCCCGGGAAGGGACGGAGCTGGCGTACAAGGCGCGTACGGCCGGTGAGCTCTTCGCCCGCATCCGCTCCGCGGATCGCTCCTCGTCGGGGGCCTATCAGGTCTCGTTCTCCGACCTGGGGACGGATGACTTCGCGGACGAGCCAGCGCAGGCCGTTGGTGTCACGCTCCCGGGGAAGATGGGCTCCGGCGCGCTGCAGTTCCACGGAGACGTGGACGTGGTGCGGGTGCGGCTGGAGGGTGGGGGGCACACCTATCGCTTCAACTCGGCGTGGTCCTGGCCCACCTCGGGAATCCTGCGGCTGGAGTTGCTTGGCACGGATGGGGCGAGCGTGCTGGCCTCCGGCGAGTCGACCGCGCCACAGTTCATCTTCCGCGTGACCACCCCGGGCGAGTACTTCCTGCGCCTGAGTGAGACCACCGGTTCGCGGCGCGCGAGCTACGACTTCTCGGTCGTGGACCTCGGGGTCGACGACCATGCGAACACGCCCACGCAGGGCACCGGGATTTCCCCCAGCGAGACGTTCACCGACGGCGAGCTCGACTACGCGGAAGACGAGGATGTGTTCACGTTCGAGGCCCAGGCGCACCACGTCTACCAGTTCGAATGCGATAGCACCGCTCCCACCACGCCTGTCACCACGCGCTTCCCCTGCCGGGTGTCCTTCGTGGACACCCGGGGCGCGGTGTGGCGGCCCGGCACCACGCCCGCTGGGAAGTCCGCGGTGGGGTACGAGTTCGACACCGCGAGCACGGTCTACGTGAAGCTCTCCTCCACGGCGCCCTTCACCGACGGCGTCTACAAGTGGCGCCTCAGGGACCTGGGAGGGGATGACCACGGCGACACGGAGGATGCGGCCACTCCGGTGACGGCCTCGCCCACCGCCTCGACGGAGGGGCGCTTCGAGCTCCCCGAGGACCAGGACGTGCTCTCGTTCCAGGCGCAGGCGGGCCACATCTACCAATTCACGTGCGCCAGCGACAACGCCACCTGCAACGTGTCCTTCCTGGATGCCGACGGTTCGATGCTGCGCTCCATCTCGGCCCCACCCCCGCCGTCCGATGGGACTCCGGCGATGCGGACCGCAGTGCTGCAATACAAGTTTGGCAAGGCGGGCACCTACTTCGTGAGGCTGTTGGGGGCGAACCCCAAGTCCCTTACCTCCCAGTACCATTGGACCCTGATGGACCAGGGCGTGGATGACCACGGTGACTCCCTGGCCTCGGCGACGGCCATCAACCCCGCCACCACCCCGACCGGCGCGACGCTGGAGTTCGTTGGGGACGAGGACTGGTTCTCCTTCCAGGCCCAGGCCACCCAGACGTTCCGCCTGTCCTGCGATCCCTCCGGCCGCTTCGACTGCAACATCTACCTGATGGATGACTCGGGGAGGCTGCTGGCGTCGGACACCCGGAGCAACCAGGTGGGCGAGCTCTTCTACCGGGTCGCCACCACGGGCACGTACTACATGCGGATCAGCTCGGGCGACGGCGGCATCGGCGACTATTCCTTGCAGCTCCAGGACCTGGGCGTGGATGACCACTCCGACACCTTCACGGGCGCCACCTCGCTCACCCTCGGCGCCGCCACCGCCGGCAAGCTGCAGGTCTCCACCGACGTGGACTACTTCGTCGTGACGCTGGCCGCGAGCACGGAGTACTCCGCCACCGTGACCGCGGACAGCAGTGTCGTGTTCACGGTCTACGGGCCGGACAGGCTCAGCGTCCTCGCCAGTGGCCAGGGCACGAAGGCCTTCAACAGCGGCGACGCGGGCACCTACTACGTGAAGGTGTCCTTCCAGACTCCGCGGGACGTCGTCACCTCGTACACGGTGACGGTGAAGTAG